In the Mycolicibacterium thermoresistibile genome, one interval contains:
- the rpsD gene encoding 30S ribosomal protein S4 yields MARYTGPVTRKSRRLRVDLVGGDQAFEKRPYPPGQHGRARIKESEYLLQLQEKQKARFTYGVMEKQFRRYYEEAVRRSAVTGEELLRILESRLDNVVYRAGLARTRRQARQLVSHGHFLVNGVKVDIPSYRVSQYDIIDIKDKSLNTVPFQIARETMGDRPVPGWLQVVGERPRILVHQLPTREQIDVPLNEQLIVEFYSK; encoded by the coding sequence ATGGCTCGTTACACCGGACCCGTCACCCGGAAGTCGCGTCGTCTGCGCGTCGACCTGGTCGGTGGTGATCAGGCATTCGAGAAGCGGCCGTATCCGCCCGGTCAGCACGGCCGCGCGCGGATCAAGGAGAGCGAATACCTGCTGCAGCTGCAGGAGAAGCAGAAGGCGCGGTTCACCTACGGGGTGATGGAGAAGCAGTTCCGTCGCTACTACGAGGAGGCCGTGCGCCGCTCCGCCGTCACCGGTGAGGAGCTGCTGCGCATCCTGGAGAGCCGGTTGGACAACGTGGTGTACCGCGCCGGGCTGGCGCGCACCCGTCGGCAGGCCCGCCAGCTGGTCAGCCACGGCCACTTCCTGGTCAACGGCGTCAAGGTGGACATCCCCAGCTACCGGGTGTCGCAGTACGACATCATCGACATCAAGGACAAGTCGCTGAACACCGTGCCGTTCCAGATCGCGCGGGAGACCATGGGCGACCGCCCGGTCCCCGGATGGCTGCAGGTCGTCGGGGAGCGTCCGCGCATCCTGGTGCACCAGCTGCCCACGCGTGAACAGATCGATGTGCCGCTCAACGAGCAGCTCATCGTCGAGTTCTACTCGAAGTAA
- a CDS encoding DNA-directed RNA polymerase subunit alpha yields the protein MLISQRPTLSEEPISEYRSRFIIEPLEPGFGYTLGNSLRRTLLSSIPGAAVTSIRIDGVLHEFTTVPGVKEDVTDIILNLKGLVVSSEEDEPVTMYLRKQGPGEVTAADIVPPAGVTVHNPDMHIATLNDKGKLEVELVVERGRGYVPAVQNKASGAEIGRIPVDSIYSPVLKVTYNVEATRVEQRTDFDKLILDVETKPSISPRDAVASAGKTLVELFGLARELNVEAEGIEIGPSPAEADHIAAFALPIDDLDLTVRSYNCLKREGIHTVGELVARTESDLLDIRNFGQKSIDEVKVKLHQLGLSLKDSPAGFDPSQVAGYDASSGTWSNETGGYEQDNDQDYAETEQL from the coding sequence ATGCTGATCTCTCAGCGCCCCACACTGTCCGAAGAGCCGATCTCCGAATACCGGTCCCGGTTCATCATCGAGCCGCTGGAACCCGGGTTCGGGTACACGCTCGGCAACTCGCTGCGTCGCACGCTGCTGTCGTCGATTCCCGGCGCAGCCGTGACCAGCATCCGGATCGACGGTGTGCTGCACGAGTTCACCACCGTCCCGGGCGTCAAAGAGGATGTCACCGACATCATCCTGAACCTCAAGGGCCTGGTCGTGTCCTCGGAGGAGGACGAGCCCGTCACCATGTACCTGCGCAAGCAGGGGCCGGGTGAGGTCACCGCCGCCGACATCGTGCCGCCGGCCGGTGTCACGGTGCACAACCCGGACATGCACATCGCGACCCTCAACGACAAGGGCAAGCTCGAGGTCGAGCTCGTCGTCGAACGGGGCCGCGGCTATGTGCCCGCCGTGCAGAACAAGGCCTCCGGCGCCGAGATCGGCCGGATCCCGGTCGACTCGATCTACTCGCCGGTGCTCAAGGTCACCTACAACGTCGAGGCGACCCGCGTCGAGCAGCGCACCGACTTCGACAAGCTGATCCTCGACGTCGAGACCAAGCCGTCGATCAGCCCGCGGGACGCGGTCGCGTCCGCCGGTAAGACCCTCGTCGAGCTGTTCGGGCTCGCCCGGGAGCTCAACGTCGAGGCGGAAGGCATCGAGATCGGCCCGTCGCCGGCCGAGGCCGACCACATCGCGGCGTTCGCGCTGCCGATCGACGACCTGGATCTGACCGTGCGGTCCTACAACTGCCTCAAGCGGGAGGGGATCCACACCGTCGGGGAACTGGTCGCCCGCACCGAGTCCGACCTGCTCGACATCCGGAACTTCGGCCAGAAGTCCATCGACGAGGTGAAGGTCAAGCTGCACCAGCTCGGTCTGTCCCTCAAGGACAGCCCGGCCGGGTTCGATCCGTCCCAGGTCGCCGGCTACGACGCGTCGAGCGGCACCTGGAGCAACGAAACCGGCGGCTATGAGCAGGACAACGACCAGGACTACGCCGAAACCGAACAGCTGTAA
- the rplQ gene encoding 50S ribosomal protein L17 → MPKPTKGPRLGGSSSHQKAMLANLATALFEHGRIKTTEPKARALRPYAEKLITHAKKGTLHNRREVLKKLRDKDVVHTLFADIGPFYADRNGGYTRIIKVENRKGDNAPMAVIELVREKTVTSEADRARRAAGAQAKAEEAKPEEAKADKAEDAEKPEEAKVPEEKAPEEKGEAGSEDDAKS, encoded by the coding sequence ATGCCCAAGCCCACCAAGGGCCCTCGCCTCGGCGGGTCGTCCTCGCACCAGAAGGCGATGTTGGCCAACCTGGCCACGGCGCTGTTCGAGCACGGTCGGATCAAGACCACCGAGCCGAAGGCCCGGGCACTGCGGCCGTACGCGGAGAAGCTGATCACCCACGCCAAGAAGGGCACGTTGCACAACCGGCGTGAGGTGCTCAAGAAGCTGCGCGACAAGGATGTGGTGCACACGTTGTTCGCCGACATCGGGCCGTTCTACGCGGACCGCAACGGTGGCTACACGCGGATCATCAAGGTGGAGAACCGCAAGGGCGACAACGCGCCGATGGCCGTCATCGAGCTCGTCCGCGAGAAGACGGTGACATCGGAGGCGGACCGGGCTCGCCGCGCGGCCGGGGCACAGGCCAAGGCCGAGGAGGCCAAGCCTGAAGAGGCCAAGGCCGACAAGGCCGAGGATGCCGAGAAGCCTGAAGAGGCCAAGGTCCCCGAGGAGAAGGCCCCCGAGGAGAAGGGTGAGGCCGGATCCGAGGATGACGCCAAGTCCTGA
- the truA gene encoding tRNA pseudouridine(38-40) synthase TruA produces MTPSPEDVRDMPAIDSGGGHVRLRLDIAYDGTDFAGWATQAGQRTVAGVLEEALSTVFRTALQLRGAGRTDTGVHATGQVAHVDVPADALVHAYPRTGRPAGHEFLPLVRRLARFLPTDVRVLDIRRAAPGFDARFSALRRHYIYRLSVAPYGVMPQLARYVTVWPRPLDVDAMAAASAQLVGLHDFAAFCRHREGATTIRDLQRFDWSRHGDLITANVSADAFCWQMVRSLVGAVLKVGEGRRDPQWCAALLTATRRSSDFAAAPAQGLTLAGVDYPPDDQLAARIAITRDRREL; encoded by the coding sequence ATGACGCCAAGTCCTGAGGACGTTCGCGACATGCCCGCCATCGATTCCGGTGGCGGGCATGTTCGTCTTCGGCTCGACATCGCCTACGACGGCACCGACTTCGCCGGCTGGGCGACGCAGGCCGGTCAGCGCACCGTTGCCGGAGTGCTCGAGGAGGCGCTGTCGACGGTGTTCCGCACCGCTCTGCAGCTGCGGGGGGCGGGCCGCACCGACACCGGGGTGCACGCCACCGGTCAGGTCGCCCATGTCGACGTCCCCGCCGACGCTCTGGTGCACGCATATCCGCGTACCGGCCGGCCGGCGGGCCACGAGTTCCTGCCCCTGGTGCGGCGCCTCGCCCGGTTCCTCCCGACCGATGTGAGGGTACTGGACATCCGGCGGGCCGCCCCCGGCTTCGATGCCCGGTTCTCGGCGTTGCGACGCCACTACATCTACCGGCTGTCGGTGGCGCCGTACGGGGTGATGCCGCAGCTGGCTCGCTATGTGACGGTGTGGCCGCGTCCGCTCGACGTCGACGCGATGGCCGCGGCATCGGCACAGCTGGTGGGTCTGCACGACTTCGCGGCGTTCTGCCGGCACCGGGAAGGCGCCACCACCATCCGCGATCTACAGCGGTTCGACTGGTCCCGGCACGGCGACCTGATCACCGCGAACGTCAGCGCGGACGCGTTCTGCTGGCAGATGGTGCGCTCACTGGTGGGGGCGGTGCTGAAGGTGGGGGAGGGCCGGCGGGACCCCCAGTGGTGTGCGGCGCTGCTGACCGCGACCCGACGGTCCAGCGACTTCGCCGCGGCGCCCGCGCAGGGCCTGACCCTCGCCGGAGTCGACTATCCACCCGACGACCAGTTGGCCGCGCGCATCGCAATCACCCGGGACAGGCGCGAACTCTAG
- a CDS encoding cutinase family protein: MGEVNSDLELPGTRRTVALLTAALFLAAGLVTGSAVSPASAPLAPVAQAAPCPDVEVIFARGRVESPGPGIIGNAFVNSLRSKTDKNVSLYAVQYPADYEIDIGANDMSRRIQHMAATCPDTRLVLGGYSLGAAVTDVVLAVPISALGFDSPLPAGVDRHIAAIALFGNGIAWAGPISNFSPLYAERTIELCHGADPICNPADPETWRDNWSDHAATKYVQSGMVDQAADFVAARL; this comes from the coding sequence ATGGGCGAGGTGAATTCTGATCTTGAGCTTCCCGGGACGCGGCGAACCGTAGCGCTGCTCACCGCCGCGCTGTTCCTCGCGGCCGGCCTGGTGACCGGATCAGCCGTTTCACCCGCGTCGGCACCGCTCGCCCCGGTGGCGCAGGCGGCACCGTGCCCGGACGTGGAGGTGATCTTCGCGCGCGGCCGGGTGGAGAGCCCCGGCCCCGGGATCATCGGCAACGCGTTCGTCAACTCGCTGCGCAGCAAGACCGACAAGAACGTCTCGCTGTATGCAGTGCAGTACCCCGCCGATTACGAGATCGACATCGGCGCCAACGACATGAGCCGCCGGATCCAGCACATGGCGGCGACCTGCCCCGACACCAGGTTGGTGCTCGGCGGCTACTCGCTGGGCGCCGCGGTGACCGACGTGGTGCTCGCGGTCCCGATCTCGGCGCTCGGCTTCGACAGCCCGCTGCCCGCGGGGGTGGACCGGCACATCGCCGCGATCGCGTTGTTCGGCAACGGGATCGCATGGGCCGGCCCGATCTCGAACTTCAGCCCCCTCTACGCGGAGCGCACGATCGAGTTGTGCCACGGCGCCGACCCGATCTGCAACCCGGCCGACCCGGAAACCTGGCGGGACAACTGGTCCGACCATGCCGCGACGAAGTACGTGCAGTCCGGGATGGTCGATCAGGCCGCGGACTTCGTCGCCGCCCGGCTCTGA
- a CDS encoding cutinase family protein, whose amino-acid sequence MTLLTRCAAIAGTVLGSAALLAGVPAPTAAAIPCSDVEVVFARGTSEPPGVGRVGQALANALQARLPGRTVSTYGVSYPATYDFLAATDGANDATARITTLAQQCPSTRVVLGGYSQGAAVVDMLGGLPPLGDRVGLVGSALPTGSVGNVAAVAVFGNPSAKFGRPINTSPVFGGRGIDLCSDGDPICSNGRNPFAHTNYETSVHIETAADFAAGLI is encoded by the coding sequence GTGACTCTGCTTACCCGCTGCGCGGCCATTGCCGGCACGGTGCTGGGCTCGGCCGCGCTGCTGGCCGGTGTCCCGGCGCCCACGGCGGCTGCCATCCCCTGCTCGGACGTCGAGGTCGTGTTCGCCCGGGGCACCAGCGAACCGCCGGGCGTCGGCCGGGTCGGTCAGGCGCTGGCGAATGCGTTGCAGGCCCGGTTACCGGGACGCACCGTCTCCACCTACGGGGTCAGTTATCCGGCCACCTACGACTTCCTGGCGGCCACCGACGGCGCGAACGATGCGACCGCGCGGATCACCACGTTGGCCCAGCAATGCCCGTCGACCCGGGTGGTGCTCGGCGGCTACTCGCAGGGTGCCGCGGTGGTCGACATGCTGGGCGGACTGCCGCCGCTGGGCGACCGGGTGGGGCTGGTCGGTTCGGCGCTGCCCACCGGCAGCGTCGGCAATGTCGCGGCCGTGGCGGTCTTCGGCAACCCGTCGGCGAAGTTCGGGCGTCCGATCAACACCAGCCCGGTGTTCGGCGGCAGGGGCATCGACCTGTGCAGCGACGGTGACCCGATCTGTTCGAACGGACGCAACCCGTTCGCGCACACCAATTACGAGACGTCGGTGCACATCGAGACGGCGGCCGACTTCGCCGCCGGGTTGATCTGA
- a CDS encoding EamA family transporter, translating to MTSAVFPGGDLARIHSAVNHFRLGLVFAIASASAFGMSGPLAKSLLEAGWSPAAAVTARLTGGALVLALFATAIKPGWLREAVRHRHTVVLYGIVPVAGTQLAYYHAVSHLSVGVALLLEYTAPILVVGWLWLVHRRTPARLTLAGTALAVGGMTLVLDVFSGAHFDVVGLAWGLTAAVCSASYFLMSDRVGTGEDGLHPVTLAAGGLLVGAVTVATAGAVGIAPLTFTTGDTVIAGVTMSWLVPVIGLGVIATAIAYTLGIIGIALLRPRFASLVGLSEVMFATVAAWLLIGETVTPVQAVGGVIVLTGLALARQGDRPVPGTGDTPTTPVDDGPDRRVPELH from the coding sequence ATGACATCGGCGGTATTCCCGGGAGGTGACTTGGCGCGGATTCATTCTGCCGTCAACCACTTCCGGCTCGGCTTGGTGTTCGCTATCGCCTCGGCGAGTGCGTTCGGGATGTCCGGACCGCTCGCCAAATCACTGTTGGAAGCCGGCTGGAGCCCGGCCGCGGCGGTCACCGCCCGGCTCACCGGCGGCGCGCTCGTCCTCGCGCTCTTCGCCACCGCGATCAAACCCGGCTGGCTGCGCGAGGCGGTGCGGCACCGTCACACCGTGGTGCTGTACGGGATCGTCCCGGTCGCCGGCACCCAACTGGCCTACTACCACGCGGTCTCGCACCTGTCGGTCGGGGTGGCCCTGCTGCTGGAGTACACCGCGCCGATCCTGGTGGTCGGCTGGCTGTGGCTGGTCCACCGGCGCACCCCGGCCCGCCTGACCCTGGCCGGAACCGCCCTCGCCGTCGGCGGGATGACGTTGGTGCTCGACGTGTTCAGCGGAGCCCACTTCGACGTCGTCGGCCTCGCCTGGGGTTTGACGGCCGCGGTGTGCTCGGCGTCCTACTTCCTGATGTCCGACCGGGTCGGCACCGGTGAGGACGGGCTGCACCCGGTCACCCTGGCCGCCGGCGGCCTGCTCGTCGGCGCCGTCACGGTGGCCACCGCGGGTGCGGTGGGGATCGCACCGCTGACCTTCACCACCGGCGACACCGTGATCGCGGGCGTGACCATGTCGTGGCTGGTTCCGGTGATCGGCCTCGGCGTGATCGCCACCGCCATCGCCTACACCCTGGGCATCATCGGCATCGCGCTGCTGCGGCCCCGGTTCGCCTCCCTGGTCGGCCTGTCGGAGGTGATGTTCGCGACCGTGGCGGCCTGGCTGCTGATCGGCGAGACCGTGACCCCGGTGCAGGCGGTCGGCGGAGTGATCGTGCTGACCGGGCTGGCGCTTGCCAGGCAGGGTGATCGACCGGTGCCCGGCACCGGCGACACGCCGACGACACCGGTGGACGACGGCCCGGATCGACGGGTCCCCGAGCTTCATTAG
- a CDS encoding CGNR zinc finger domain-containing protein, which yields MSQLLFGHDTELTLRSACALVNSDRVAGEQLGAPRDLEAFLDEYGWTGRRDRDAAELRSVHRLRRRLGAIWAVADDEEKTVELVNALLRDTRATPWLTRHPEFASSTVAGQRNGLDRQTEWHLHLTAADAPLWQRMGAEIAMALADLIRAGELRRLKVCAAPDCNAVLIDLSRNRSRRFCDTGNCGNRQHVAAYRERRAKAR from the coding sequence ATGAGTCAATTGCTTTTCGGTCATGACACTGAGCTCACCTTGCGCTCCGCGTGTGCGTTGGTGAACAGCGACCGCGTGGCCGGTGAGCAACTCGGCGCGCCGCGCGACCTGGAGGCGTTTCTGGACGAATACGGCTGGACCGGTCGCCGCGACCGGGACGCCGCCGAACTGCGGTCGGTGCACCGGCTGCGGCGGCGTCTCGGCGCGATCTGGGCGGTCGCCGACGATGAGGAGAAGACCGTCGAGCTGGTCAACGCGTTGTTGCGCGACACCCGTGCCACGCCCTGGTTGACCCGTCACCCCGAGTTCGCGTCGTCGACGGTGGCCGGACAGCGGAACGGCCTGGACCGGCAGACCGAGTGGCATCTGCACCTGACCGCCGCCGATGCGCCGCTGTGGCAGCGGATGGGGGCCGAGATCGCGATGGCGCTGGCCGATCTGATCCGCGCCGGTGAGTTGCGACGGCTCAAGGTCTGCGCCGCGCCCGACTGCAACGCCGTGTTGATCGACTTGTCCCGCAACCGGTCCCGCAGATTCTGCGACACCGGCAACTGCGGGAACCGCCAGCACGTCGCCGCGTACCGGGAACGGCGGGCCAAGGCGCGGTGA
- a CDS encoding DEAD/DEAH box helicase encodes MDLPAAVVTALADAGVHTPFPIQAATLPDSLTGRDVLGRGRTGSGKSYAFLLPVVARLARQPRTRTPRRPRALILAPTRELVTQLATALAPLAAVTGLRSVTVFGGVGAQPQIQRLRAGVDIVLACPGRLEDLMSSGHVDLSGVEITVLDEADHMADLGFLPGVKRLLDRTPRDGQRLLFSATLDAGVDVLVRRYLDDPVVHSVDSEQSPVTDMAHHVLHVQPSARIDVLTDLAAAPGRTIVFARTKHGAKKLARQLNSRGVRAVELHGNLAQNARTRNLTAFADGSATVLVATDIAARGIHVDDVGLVVHADPPVEHKAYLHRSGRTARAGASGTVVTLMLDDQVSDVRALTRKAGVKPVITRFTGPQHPVLHQIAPGERIFTTPIGTAPPGTAPAGTDRPRRPRPAARAGVAGDGRARRPRRRATRPSLTR; translated from the coding sequence CTGGACCTACCCGCCGCGGTCGTCACCGCACTGGCCGACGCCGGTGTTCATACCCCGTTCCCGATCCAGGCCGCCACGCTGCCGGATTCGCTGACCGGGCGCGACGTGCTCGGCCGCGGCCGCACCGGATCCGGCAAGAGCTACGCGTTCCTGCTGCCGGTGGTGGCGCGGCTGGCGCGGCAACCCCGCACACGCACCCCGCGCCGTCCCCGCGCGCTGATCCTGGCGCCCACCCGCGAACTGGTCACCCAGCTGGCCACGGCGCTGGCGCCGTTGGCGGCGGTCACCGGGCTGCGGTCGGTCACCGTGTTCGGCGGGGTCGGCGCCCAGCCGCAGATCCAGCGGCTGCGCGCCGGCGTGGACATCGTCCTCGCCTGCCCCGGGCGGCTGGAGGACCTGATGTCATCCGGCCATGTCGACCTCTCCGGTGTGGAGATCACCGTGCTCGACGAGGCCGACCACATGGCCGACCTGGGCTTCCTGCCCGGGGTGAAGCGCCTGCTGGACCGCACCCCGCGGGACGGCCAACGGCTGCTGTTCTCGGCCACCCTGGATGCCGGTGTGGACGTGCTGGTGCGGCGCTACCTCGACGATCCGGTGGTGCACAGCGTCGACTCCGAACAGTCGCCGGTCACCGACATGGCCCACCATGTGCTGCACGTGCAGCCTTCCGCGCGCATCGACGTCCTCACCGACCTGGCCGCGGCGCCCGGGCGCACCATCGTCTTCGCCCGCACCAAACACGGCGCGAAGAAGCTTGCCCGGCAGTTGAATTCACGCGGTGTGCGAGCGGTCGAACTGCACGGGAACCTGGCCCAGAATGCCCGCACCCGCAATCTGACCGCGTTCGCCGACGGCTCGGCCACGGTGCTGGTGGCCACCGACATCGCCGCCCGCGGCATCCATGTCGACGACGTCGGGCTGGTGGTGCACGCCGATCCGCCGGTCGAGCACAAGGCGTATCTGCACCGGTCCGGACGGACCGCGCGGGCCGGCGCTTCCGGCACGGTGGTCACCCTGATGCTCGACGATCAGGTGTCCGACGTTCGAGCCCTCACCCGCAAGGCCGGCGTCAAACCCGTCATCACCCGATTCACCGGCCCGCAGCATCCCGTGCTGCACCAGATCGCGCCCGGCGAACGGATTTTCACCACACCGATCGGCACCGCACCGCCCGGGACCGCGCCGGCGGGAACCGACCGGCCGCGGCGGCCGCGTCCCGCTGCCCGGGCCGGCGTCGCCGGCGACGGGCGGGCCCGCAGGCCGCGCCGCCGGGCCACCCGGCCGTCTCTGACCCGATGA
- the eccB gene encoding type VII secretion protein EccB, whose amino-acid sequence MGQPTTRLQVSGYRFMLRRMEHALVRADVRMLDDPLRAQSLALTAGAVLAAVAVAGCAVLALLRPAGRLDSAQIVMERESGALYVRIDDTWHPTPNLASARLAARTAADPQPVSATALADAERGPMVGIPGAPGSIGRALPPGQSTWTLCDGTTTTLWVGEPVAGDRLGDRRDDPDAVLVRSAGGHGTYLLHDGARAAVDLRDTAVVRALRLENVEPQSVSDAVLEAIPESPPLTPPGIPAAGTPGPAPLSRIPVGTVVRLARASAAGGEVGPESGTESDYFVVLADGVQRVGRITADLIRFTTAQPHREIATVAAEVIAAVPAVDHLRVATFPDRIETRSAPVLCVQWDGADGSPRTSLLLRDSAPDGARVVLAQADGSGPAVDAVGMPGGRYAFVRATGLTGDGGIAGSLFLLTDSGVVFGVHDEEAAQWLGLPADARPAPWPMLARLPRGPELGAQAASVSRDGAPPA is encoded by the coding sequence GTGGGCCAACCGACGACCCGACTGCAGGTCAGCGGGTACCGCTTCATGTTGCGCCGGATGGAACACGCGCTGGTGCGCGCCGATGTGCGGATGCTCGACGATCCGCTGCGTGCCCAGTCGCTGGCGTTGACCGCCGGTGCGGTGCTGGCGGCGGTGGCGGTGGCCGGCTGCGCGGTGCTGGCCCTCCTGCGGCCCGCCGGTCGGCTCGACTCGGCGCAGATCGTGATGGAGCGCGAATCCGGGGCGTTGTACGTGCGCATCGACGACACCTGGCACCCGACGCCGAACCTGGCCTCGGCGCGGCTGGCGGCGCGGACGGCGGCCGATCCGCAACCGGTCAGCGCGACGGCGCTGGCGGACGCCGAACGCGGGCCCATGGTCGGCATCCCGGGCGCACCGGGATCGATCGGCCGTGCGCTGCCGCCCGGGCAGTCGACGTGGACGCTCTGCGACGGCACGACCACCACGCTGTGGGTCGGGGAACCGGTCGCCGGTGACCGCCTCGGTGATCGACGTGATGATCCCGACGCGGTGCTGGTGCGCTCCGCCGGCGGGCACGGCACCTATCTGCTCCACGACGGCGCCCGGGCCGCGGTGGATCTGCGCGACACCGCCGTGGTGCGCGCGCTGCGCCTCGAGAACGTCGAGCCGCAATCGGTTTCCGATGCGGTGCTCGAGGCGATCCCGGAATCCCCGCCGCTCACCCCGCCGGGGATTCCGGCGGCGGGCACACCCGGGCCGGCGCCGCTGTCCCGGATTCCGGTCGGCACTGTGGTGCGGTTGGCGCGTGCCTCGGCCGCCGGTGGTGAGGTCGGACCGGAGTCGGGTACCGAATCCGACTATTTCGTGGTGCTCGCCGACGGTGTCCAGCGGGTGGGCCGCATCACCGCCGATCTGATCCGGTTCACCACCGCTCAACCGCACCGCGAGATCGCCACGGTGGCGGCGGAGGTCATCGCCGCGGTGCCGGCGGTCGACCATCTGCGCGTCGCCACCTTTCCGGACCGCATCGAGACCAGGTCCGCGCCGGTGCTGTGCGTCCAGTGGGACGGTGCCGACGGAAGTCCGAGAACGTCGTTGCTGCTGAGAGATTCGGCGCCCGACGGGGCGCGGGTGGTGCTCGCGCAGGCCGACGGATCGGGTCCGGCCGTCGACGCGGTCGGCATGCCCGGGGGACGGTATGCGTTCGTGCGGGCCACCGGGCTCACCGGCGACGGCGGTATCGCGGGCTCGTTGTTCCTGCTCACCGATTCCGGGGTGGTGTTCGGCGTCCACGACGAGGAGGCCGCGCAGTGGCTGGGTCTGCCCGCCGACGCCCGGCCGGCGCCGTGGCCGATGTTGGCCCGGTTGCCGCGTGGTCCGGAACTGGGTGCGCAGGCCGCCTCAGTCAGCCGCGACGGGGCCCCGCCGGCCTGA
- the mycP gene encoding type VII secretion-associated serine protease mycosin yields MVRSAPARLARGLAIAVTASLVGAAPGAHAVTPPPIDHARLPHAGPAAPPQRTEQQGPCLRPAQRRTGDAVLSGFTAADLAAVWRLTRGGGQAVAVIDTGVARHRLLPRVIPGGDFVHRGDGTDDCDGHGTIVAGLIAAAPGDGRAGFSGIAPESSIIAIRQSSNKFRATDQPSGTGYGDVDTLAMAIRTAADLGASVINVSSVACLAATEPPDDRALGAALAYAVDVRNAVVVSAAGNVGGAGQCPHQNPVTGRRPDWATVRAVVTPAWYDDLVLTVGSVNAEGHPSDFTLAGPWVDVAAPGEDVLSLDPDGEGLVDALPGPGGDTPIAGTSYAAPLVAGLAALVRARWPQLTARQVMQRIRDTARTPASGWNPLVGHGVIDPLAAVSGDPAPGRPAPAHLTRTLPAPTTPAADPAPRRIAFGGALLCLAAAGAAVFGRSGRRGPVAAD; encoded by the coding sequence GTGGTGAGATCCGCTCCCGCCCGACTGGCCCGCGGATTGGCGATCGCGGTCACCGCTTCGCTGGTGGGCGCCGCGCCGGGGGCGCACGCGGTCACCCCACCGCCGATCGACCACGCTCGGCTGCCCCACGCCGGACCGGCCGCCCCACCGCAGCGAACCGAACAACAGGGACCCTGCCTGCGGCCGGCCCAGCGCCGCACCGGCGATGCGGTGCTGTCCGGGTTCACCGCCGCGGATCTGGCCGCGGTGTGGCGGTTGACCCGCGGCGGCGGGCAGGCGGTCGCGGTGATCGACACCGGCGTGGCCCGCCATCGCCTCCTGCCCAGGGTGATTCCGGGCGGTGACTTCGTCCACCGCGGGGACGGCACAGACGACTGTGACGGACACGGAACCATCGTGGCGGGGCTCATCGCCGCCGCACCGGGCGACGGGCGAGCCGGATTCAGCGGGATCGCCCCGGAGAGCTCGATCATCGCGATCCGCCAGTCCAGCAACAAATTCCGGGCGACCGATCAGCCGTCCGGAACCGGCTACGGTGATGTCGACACCCTGGCCATGGCGATCCGCACCGCGGCCGATCTGGGCGCGTCGGTGATCAACGTCTCCTCGGTGGCGTGCCTGGCCGCGACCGAACCCCCGGATGACCGGGCGCTGGGCGCGGCACTGGCCTACGCCGTGGACGTGCGCAATGCGGTGGTGGTCAGCGCCGCCGGAAACGTCGGCGGTGCGGGACAGTGCCCACACCAGAATCCGGTGACCGGCCGGCGTCCGGATTGGGCGACGGTACGCGCCGTCGTCACCCCGGCCTGGTATGACGACCTGGTTCTCACCGTCGGTTCGGTGAACGCCGAGGGCCACCCCTCCGACTTCACCCTGGCCGGGCCGTGGGTCGATGTGGCGGCACCGGGCGAGGATGTGCTGTCGCTCGACCCCGACGGTGAGGGACTCGTCGACGCCCTGCCGGGACCGGGCGGCGACACACCGATTGCCGGAACAAGTTACGCCGCACCGCTTGTCGCGGGGCTGGCCGCGTTGGTGCGGGCCCGCTGGCCGCAACTGACCGCCCGTCAGGTGATGCAACGGATCCGCGACACCGCCCGGACGCCGGCGTCCGGCTGGAATCCCCTTGTCGGCCACGGCGTCATCGATCCGCTCGCCGCGGTCAGCGGGGATCCGGCGCCCGGCCGGCCCGCCCCGGCTCACCTCACCCGGACGCTGCCCGCCCCGACCACACCGGCAGCCGACCCCGCACCGCGCCGGATCGCGTTCGGCGGTGCGCTGCTGTGCCTGGCCGCCGCCGGCGCTGCGGTGTTCGGCCGGTCAGGCCGGCGGGGCCCCGTCGCGGCTGACTGA